AATTTTCTAACCGTGAAAATAAATTACCAACAAAATCTGGTCGCCACTGGTTTGAAGCAGATGTAAATTATCGGTGTGGACACAGGGGAAGTGACAGATTGCTCTATTCTAATGATGGCCTTATTTATTTAACGGTTGATCACTACAACAGTTTTACCCGACTGGAGTAATGATATGAAAAAGGTGGAATTCGACTTTAGCCAAATCCCCGATCTAAGTGCTTTCTATGCTGAATTCAAACAGCGTTTCGAGCTTAGGGATGATTTTGGTGCCAACTTAGACGCACTGTGGGATGTAGTGACTGGCTATATTCAGTTACCTGTTGAGATTAATTTTATCCACGTGAC
The sequence above is drawn from the Xenorhabdus ishibashii genome and encodes:
- a CDS encoding barstar family protein, which encodes MKKVEFDFSQIPDLSAFYAEFKQRFELRDDFGANLDALWDVVTGYIQLPVEINFIHVTPQKRTRFAALILLLEEAEEELEGELRFNVID